From Carassius auratus strain Wakin chromosome 10, ASM336829v1, whole genome shotgun sequence, a single genomic window includes:
- the LOC113110467 gene encoding lens fiber membrane intrinsic protein-like: MYSFMGGGLFCAGMGNILLIVSTATDYWMQYRHSNNYMHQGLWRYCMPGKCFTHTDSIAYWDATRAFMILSLLACFIGILIGVMAFIHYSSFDMFDKSFAASILFFISCFFVFLAMAVYTGVTINYYGKRYGNWRFSWSYIIGWVSVVLTFFSGIFYMCAYRMHECPRMSNPQ; encoded by the exons ATGTACAGCTTCATGGGAGGAGGGCTGTTTTGTGCAGGAATGGGCAATATACTCCTGATTGTTTCCACAGCAACAGATTATTGGATGCAGTACCGTCATTCAAACAACTACATGCATCAGGGGCTGTGGAGATACTGCATGCCCGGAAAATGCTTCACACACACCGACAGCATTG CATACTGGGACGCTACTCGAGCGTTCATGATCTTGTCTCTGTTGGCCTGCTTCATTGGCATCCTCATCGGTGTTATGGCCTTCATCCACTACTCATCCTTTGACATGTTTGATAAATCCTTTGCTGCAAGCATTCTGTTCTTCATCTCAT GCTTTTTTGTGTTTCTGGCCATGGCTGTGTACACTGGAGTTACAATAAATTACTATGGTAAACGCTATGGTAACTGGAGGTTCTCCTGGTCTTACATCATTGGATGGGTCTCTGTTGTGCTCACTTTCTTTTCAG gAATTTTCTACATGTGTGCATATCGGATGCATGAATGCCCCAGAATGTCAAATCCTCAATAG